The following proteins are encoded in a genomic region of Paenibacillus sp. FSL H3-0469:
- a CDS encoding cohesin domain-containing protein, giving the protein MKRLKIILTVSIALLVLFIPITRIFAEYSGPTTVWFDLGSDKPVGSTMAIGTGNTSNIVGFTESGYTSNTQAWAFTTSYSMNSSFNITPVKKTRYIKVTVPSGSSLTSINIYSSDNKTGTTLSIESGTTTPPALPAAPTPSIEPTATPTPTDTDLLRGIPLITGKYEATDGNDSTGLAIMHTSVLTYEFPSAVDITAARWFTAGVSAKITFYNEKNEVIESKLFNPTSLSSRIPVTYSGVKKITVSASGTDTGYIYLYSLELYGALQTPVSTPTATTTPVPTATPTPTVTPTPTATPEPTPSPTSTPALEPTLDVAIAPEKIGLGKEFTADISLKNVKDIYAEDFEVKYDKEHLQYLGFVEVTGYKVYNKPVDQNGAVRFIVASQGEEYGINEDTVVVKLKFKAKAKGTAVVDATKARIADTEEEYDLETVNCLEDSVIIEATDVNKSGTFTLVDLAIDARYFKYFAPDVDPIKYNAQQAGDEYVNDDDLLFIVDQILNNSDYLPNI; this is encoded by the coding sequence ATGAAACGATTAAAGATTATCCTAACTGTAAGTATTGCTTTATTAGTACTTTTCATTCCCATTACTCGTATCTTTGCAGAATATTCAGGCCCAACAACAGTATGGTTTGATCTAGGTTCTGATAAGCCAGTTGGGTCTACTATGGCAATTGGAACAGGAAATACATCAAATATTGTCGGTTTCACTGAATCTGGATATACGAGCAATACTCAAGCGTGGGCATTTACCACTTCTTATTCAATGAATTCCTCTTTTAATATCACACCAGTTAAAAAAACTCGATATATAAAAGTAACTGTGCCATCTGGTTCAAGTCTTACAAGTATTAATATCTATTCAAGTGACAATAAGACAGGAACGACTCTTTCAATTGAGTCTGGAACAACAACTCCACCGGCACTGCCAGCAGCTCCTACACCTTCTATAGAGCCAACAGCCACACCAACACCAACGGATACAGATTTACTTAGAGGAATTCCGCTTATTACTGGAAAGTATGAAGCAACGGATGGTAATGATTCTACTGGATTAGCAATTATGCATACTAGTGTATTGACATATGAGTTTCCTAGTGCAGTAGATATCACAGCTGCGAGATGGTTTACTGCCGGCGTGTCAGCAAAAATCACCTTTTATAATGAAAAAAACGAAGTTATTGAGTCGAAATTATTTAACCCTACATCTTTATCAAGTAGAATACCTGTTACTTACAGCGGTGTAAAAAAAATTACTGTATCCGCATCAGGCACTGATACAGGTTATATTTACTTATATAGCCTCGAACTTTACGGTGCACTTCAAACTCCAGTATCTACGCCAACAGCTACTACTACGCCTGTTCCAACAGCGACACCTACTCCAACTGTAACTCCAACACCAACGGCTACACCAGAACCTACTCCAAGCCCTACCTCAACACCAGCGCTGGAGCCTACTCTTGATGTAGCCATTGCTCCAGAAAAAATCGGTTTGGGTAAAGAGTTCACAGCAGATATCTCACTCAAAAACGTGAAGGATATTTATGCTGAAGACTTTGAAGTTAAGTATGACAAGGAGCACTTGCAGTACCTCGGATTTGTAGAGGTGACCGGTTATAAGGTTTACAATAAACCCGTGGATCAAAACGGTGCCGTCCGCTTTATTGTAGCCAGTCAAGGTGAAGAATACGGCATCAACGAAGACACGGTTGTCGTCAAGCTCAAATTTAAGGCTAAAGCCAAAGGTACAGCCGTTGTCGATGCAACCAAAGCGAGGATTGCAGATACCGAAGAGGAATATGATCTTGAAACTGTTAACTGTCTAGAGGACAGCGTCATCATAGAGGCAACTGACGTAAATAAATCAGGAACCTTCACTCTGGTAGACCTTGCAATTGATGCTAGGTACTTCAAATATTTCGCCCCTGATGTTGATCCGATAAAGTATAATGCTCAACAAGCCGGTGATGAATATGTGAATGATGATGACCTGCTTTTTATTGTGGATCAGATTCTAAACAACTCGGATTATTTGCCTAATATTTAA
- a CDS encoding thermonuclease family protein, whose protein sequence is MFKSKKTLIIIGIMALLEITIFTGMSLRDAVGMNFFLLALTVFICWCIGMLKPTIIIRWGNLANRNRKTITKYSSILFFLFITLFVLVIPKDSPFEQKISKHSSSNTEVLDTFVLKSEPNIEPVAETTQKNSELASMSTGTKYIEEAKVTAVTDGDTFTVRLDGKSEKVRLILIDTPETKHPSKPVQPFGLEASEFTTKLLTGKTVKLEMDVSERDQYGRILAYAYLDNKMVNEMLLEKGLARVAVYQPDVKYVEQFRVIQKKAQAAKLGIWSIEDYATDKGFDDAVVAKATAQPTAIVKPSPKPTATPKPTATKKPVPAKTQKPTPTKKPKPKATPEPVQDVYYKNCSAVRAAGAAPIYAGEPGYSRKLDRDGDGIACE, encoded by the coding sequence GTGTTTAAATCAAAAAAGACTTTGATTATTATCGGCATCATGGCTTTATTAGAAATCACTATTTTTACAGGCATGTCTTTACGAGATGCCGTAGGAATGAACTTTTTTCTTCTAGCACTTACTGTATTTATTTGTTGGTGTATTGGCATGCTCAAACCAACAATTATAATTCGCTGGGGAAACTTAGCGAATAGAAACCGGAAAACAATCACTAAATATTCTTCAATCCTTTTTTTCTTATTCATAACTTTGTTTGTTCTGGTAATCCCTAAAGATTCTCCTTTTGAACAAAAAATCAGTAAACATAGTTCAAGTAACACTGAAGTCCTGGACACTTTCGTACTTAAATCCGAACCAAATATAGAGCCCGTGGCAGAAACAACTCAAAAAAACTCTGAACTCGCCAGCATGTCAACAGGAACAAAATATATAGAAGAAGCAAAGGTCACCGCAGTTACTGATGGTGATACTTTCACAGTCAGATTAGACGGAAAGTCTGAAAAGGTCCGTCTTATTCTCATTGATACTCCCGAGACAAAACATCCGAGTAAACCTGTACAACCTTTTGGATTAGAGGCAAGTGAGTTTACAACCAAGTTGCTTACCGGAAAAACAGTAAAGCTTGAAATGGATGTATCCGAACGTGACCAGTACGGTCGTATCCTGGCCTATGCCTATCTTGATAATAAGATGGTCAATGAAATGTTACTTGAGAAAGGTCTTGCACGGGTCGCTGTTTATCAACCGGACGTTAAATATGTAGAACAATTCCGGGTGATCCAGAAGAAAGCCCAAGCTGCAAAACTGGGAATTTGGAGTATTGAAGATTATGCTACTGACAAGGGTTTTGATGATGCTGTTGTAGCTAAGGCTACTGCCCAGCCAACTGCAATAGTTAAACCATCACCTAAACCCACAGCTACACCGAAGCCTACCGCCACTAAAAAACCTGTTCCAGCCAAAACCCAAAAACCTACACCTACTAAAAAACCGAAACCAAAAGCAACCCCGGAACCAGTTCAAGATGTTTACTATAAGAACTGTTCTGCCGTGAGAGCAGCCGGTGCTGCACCGATTTATGCTGGAGAACCTGGATACTCTAGAAAACTTGATCGAGATGGTGACGGAATAGCCTGCGAATAA
- a CDS encoding N-acetyltransferase, which yields MQISSLYDSNPVQWESRRTGLLEFLREYGEQRITLRGCRRLARLTPDQLALPGVSLLVATVRGQNGRQLAGVSFVSGFGKEACVVAVHPLYRNRHTGTALLAAQLERLGQLECHVACDNAASLKMCFNIGLAAVDLVTGPTGKSTLLLRSPGSAVDPAILPQGGELLCQSPS from the coding sequence ATGCAGATATCCTCACTCTACGATAGCAATCCCGTACAGTGGGAATCCAGGCGAACCGGATTGCTTGAGTTCCTGAGGGAGTATGGGGAGCAGCGGATTACCCTTCGCGGGTGCAGGAGGCTGGCCCGGCTGACACCGGATCAGCTCGCCCTGCCGGGGGTCTCCCTGCTCGTTGCCACGGTGCGGGGTCAGAACGGCCGCCAGCTCGCAGGCGTCAGCTTCGTGTCCGGCTTCGGCAAGGAGGCCTGTGTAGTCGCCGTCCATCCCCTGTACCGGAATAGACATACGGGCACAGCCCTGCTTGCTGCACAGCTGGAGCGCCTTGGTCAGCTGGAATGCCATGTCGCCTGCGACAATGCAGCCAGCCTCAAGATGTGCTTCAACATCGGCCTTGCAGCTGTTGACCTGGTTACCGGCCCTACAGGCAAGTCCACTCTGCTCTTGCGTTCCCCAGGGAGCGCAGTTGATCCCGCCATTCTCCCGCAAGGAGGTGAACTCCTGTGCCAGAGCCCGTCCTAG
- a CDS encoding YheC/YheD family protein: protein MNSRIPDPSKPVIAILTTSDRLKQFRGNRNNFRDIIRTGREMGYMVYVVTVRDLKLNEPTVTGYIPSASGKIWYAIPVPLPQVIYNRIPNREEEEKAPVARKIAECLEHPEISLYNPSFFNKWNLFEWLKESKATSRHVPKTRRLRSAATLTAMLKNHESLYLKPEKGKAGKGIMRLGYRPDTLLPYRLQIQSGKKNTTYKAASVERLWARIGREKGSSRYIVQQAIVLAGHRGRPFDLRVLLQKNGRGAWAVTGIGARLAGARSITTHVPRGGSIEDPSSMLEGTFGPEQAEVILKNVSTTALLVARQIERASSSMLGEMSMDLGVDEEGGVWFFEANSRPMKFDEPAIRKLSLERIFQYGNHLSRQSK from the coding sequence GTGAACAGCCGGATACCCGATCCCAGCAAGCCCGTAATCGCCATTCTGACCACCAGTGACCGGCTTAAGCAGTTCCGCGGCAACCGCAATAACTTTCGCGACATTATCCGTACCGGCAGAGAAATGGGCTATATGGTCTATGTCGTCACAGTCCGTGACCTGAAGCTGAATGAACCGACCGTGACCGGCTACATTCCTTCCGCCAGCGGGAAGATCTGGTACGCCATTCCTGTTCCTCTGCCGCAGGTCATCTATAACCGGATTCCCAACCGCGAGGAGGAGGAGAAAGCACCGGTAGCGCGCAAAATCGCCGAGTGCCTGGAGCATCCCGAAATCTCGCTGTACAATCCGAGCTTCTTCAATAAGTGGAATCTCTTCGAGTGGCTCAAGGAATCCAAGGCCACCTCAAGGCATGTGCCTAAGACCCGCCGCCTGCGCAGCGCAGCGACCCTTACCGCGATGCTGAAGAATCACGAGAGCCTCTATCTCAAGCCGGAGAAGGGCAAGGCGGGCAAAGGCATCATGCGGCTGGGATACCGGCCGGACACTCTCCTTCCCTACCGGCTGCAGATTCAGAGCGGCAAAAAAAACACAACCTACAAAGCCGCGTCTGTCGAACGGCTGTGGGCCCGGATCGGCCGGGAAAAAGGGTCTTCCCGCTATATTGTCCAGCAAGCGATCGTGCTTGCCGGACACCGCGGCCGTCCCTTCGATCTGCGGGTGCTGTTGCAGAAGAACGGCCGGGGCGCCTGGGCGGTAACCGGCATCGGCGCCCGGCTGGCCGGAGCCCGCAGCATCACCACCCATGTGCCGCGCGGCGGCAGCATCGAAGACCCCTCCAGCATGCTGGAGGGAACCTTCGGGCCCGAGCAGGCAGAGGTTATCCTGAAGAATGTCTCTACGACGGCGCTGCTGGTTGCCCGGCAGATTGAGCGGGCTTCCTCCAGCATGCTGGGCGAGATGTCGATGGACCTCGGGGTCGATGAAGAAGGCGGAGTCTGGTTCTTTGAAGCCAATTCCCGCCCGATGAAATTCGATGAGCCGGCAATCCGCAAGCTGTCGCTCGAACGCATTTTCCAATACGGCAATCATCTGTCCCGCCAATCCAAATAA
- a CDS encoding YheC/YheD family protein, with the protein MGLTFCNVHFTKQPDRVVYVSGELMRSLKLSGKKNIRLRLGKDAIPATIKPIKRAGKHLFLASGVKSAIKVPKSGGVYLRNLQNDEVQIGPLVGVLSDGPASAAQPFGSRTGFIKQLLREGSNKCYIFAFMPRDIDWQQEQVNGYFLTASGRFERKLVPLPDVVYNRLPSRRAETSPYINQLRERFGRKKIPYFNWSFFNKSDVYRLLENDGAANRFVPETHSNPSSEQMRDMLDRHHFVYYKPSAGSLGHGIYRLTYLPKKGYFARYRRSGKNVLLRFTSFDSLMRMLRGRHGQSMQNYVVQQGIRLIEIDNCPIDFRFHMHKNGSNQWVVVGIGAKKAGRGSVTTHLKNGGALLTPQQALGRVFGARSDEVLQRAKTTAVKLAESLEIQHRHLLGEIGFDLGIDQDEDIWMFEANAKPGRSIFRHPSLRAEGKASIEHILEHCLYLSKFRRRDDL; encoded by the coding sequence ATGGGTCTCACTTTTTGCAATGTACATTTCACCAAGCAGCCTGATCGAGTAGTATATGTCTCGGGTGAACTGATGAGAAGCCTGAAATTATCCGGCAAGAAAAATATCCGCCTGCGCCTCGGAAAAGATGCCATCCCGGCCACGATCAAGCCGATCAAGCGTGCCGGCAAGCATCTCTTCCTGGCCTCCGGGGTCAAAAGCGCCATCAAGGTCCCGAAGTCAGGCGGGGTCTACCTGCGCAATCTGCAGAATGACGAGGTGCAGATCGGACCGCTGGTCGGTGTGCTCTCAGACGGACCCGCCTCCGCTGCGCAGCCCTTCGGCTCCCGCACCGGCTTCATCAAGCAGCTGCTGCGCGAAGGGAGCAATAAATGCTACATCTTCGCCTTCATGCCGCGGGATATCGACTGGCAGCAGGAGCAGGTCAACGGATATTTCCTGACGGCAAGCGGCCGCTTCGAGCGCAAGCTGGTGCCCCTGCCGGATGTCGTCTATAACCGCTTGCCCAGCCGCAGAGCCGAGACCTCACCTTACATTAACCAGTTGCGCGAGCGCTTCGGACGTAAGAAGATTCCGTACTTCAACTGGAGCTTCTTTAACAAATCGGATGTCTACCGGCTGCTGGAGAATGACGGGGCAGCGAACCGCTTCGTGCCTGAAACGCACAGTAACCCCAGCTCCGAACAAATGCGGGATATGCTGGACCGTCACCACTTCGTCTATTACAAACCTTCCGCCGGCAGCCTGGGACACGGCATCTACCGCCTGACCTATCTGCCGAAGAAAGGGTATTTCGCCCGGTACCGCAGGAGTGGCAAGAACGTGCTGCTGCGCTTCACCAGCTTCGACAGCCTGATGCGTATGCTGCGGGGACGCCACGGGCAGAGCATGCAGAACTATGTGGTCCAGCAGGGCATCCGCCTTATTGAGATTGACAACTGCCCGATAGATTTCCGCTTCCACATGCACAAGAACGGCAGCAATCAATGGGTCGTGGTCGGGATCGGTGCCAAAAAAGCCGGACGGGGCAGTGTCACCACCCATCTGAAGAACGGCGGAGCGCTACTGACCCCGCAGCAGGCCCTCGGCCGGGTGTTCGGGGCCAGATCAGATGAAGTGCTCCAGCGCGCCAAGACCACTGCCGTCAAGCTCGCAGAATCCCTCGAGATCCAGCACCGCCATCTGCTCGGCGAGATCGGGTTCGATCTCGGCATTGACCAGGATGAGGATATCTGGATGTTCGAGGCCAATGCCAAACCGGGACGCTCTATCTTCCGCCACCCCTCCCTGCGCGCTGAGGGCAAAGCTTCCATTGAGCACATCCTGGAGCATTGTCTGTATCTCAGCAAATTCCGCAGGAGGGATGACTTGTGA
- a CDS encoding YheC/YheD family protein, translating into MTTTAMGFLGIMTGRRHGIPPIAEPEFCSHLCRAAPLYGLKVLVFHPESVAADGSSIRGYEWQNGQWEPVQAPPPDILYNRCFYRTPEEKRAAAAALSVLTRCLPWSRGLPDKWGVYEILRRSSAAAALLPETELYSSREALGNMLAEREYGVFLKPRTGSHGKRTLHAVLLGRREGGGVKVRGRDRDNKPFQYVFGTLDEGLDWIGRFIGQHRYIIQPYLHLTGSGGQPFDVRVLMQKNGTGAWTLTGMAVRLGTRGSLTSNLHGGGTAVPALPFLLDEYGAGGRDLLEELTMASALLPPLLEESCGRLGELGLDFGIDAGGRIYLLEANSKPGRTVFRLTGDRRAARLAAENPLRYARHLLLTASSHYKLPPGQLRSHGRMISMVPKEDS; encoded by the coding sequence ATGACCACAACAGCAATGGGGTTCCTTGGCATTATGACAGGCCGCCGCCACGGGATTCCTCCCATCGCAGAGCCGGAGTTCTGCAGTCATCTCTGCCGTGCGGCCCCGCTGTATGGGCTGAAGGTCCTTGTTTTTCATCCGGAGAGTGTAGCTGCAGACGGCTCCTCTATCCGCGGATATGAGTGGCAGAACGGACAATGGGAGCCTGTGCAGGCTCCTCCGCCCGACATTCTCTATAACCGCTGCTTCTACCGGACACCGGAGGAGAAACGGGCAGCCGCCGCTGCCCTGTCTGTATTGACCCGCTGTCTGCCCTGGTCCCGCGGGCTTCCTGATAAATGGGGAGTCTACGAGATTCTGCGGCGCAGCTCCGCTGCCGCCGCCCTGCTGCCGGAGACTGAGCTATACAGCAGCCGCGAAGCGCTTGGCAATATGTTAGCTGAAAGGGAATACGGCGTTTTCTTGAAGCCCCGGACCGGCTCCCACGGCAAGCGCACCCTGCACGCTGTTCTGCTCGGCAGACGCGAAGGCGGCGGAGTGAAGGTACGGGGCAGAGACCGGGATAACAAACCTTTTCAATATGTTTTCGGTACGCTGGACGAAGGTCTGGACTGGATCGGCCGCTTCATCGGCCAGCACCGCTATATCATACAGCCATACCTGCATCTCACCGGCAGCGGAGGACAGCCGTTCGATGTACGTGTGCTGATGCAGAAGAACGGCACCGGTGCCTGGACCCTGACCGGCATGGCCGTCCGGCTCGGCACCCGGGGATCACTGACCTCCAATCTGCACGGCGGAGGCACAGCCGTTCCCGCCCTCCCCTTCCTGCTGGACGAATACGGCGCGGGAGGAAGAGACCTGCTGGAGGAGCTGACCATGGCGTCTGCGCTCCTGCCTCCGCTGCTGGAAGAATCCTGCGGCAGACTCGGAGAGCTGGGCCTGGATTTTGGCATCGATGCCGGAGGGAGAATCTATCTGCTGGAAGCCAATTCCAAGCCAGGGCGCACGGTGTTCCGGCTGACGGGCGACCGCCGGGCTGCTAGACTCGCCGCCGAGAACCCGCTGCGCTATGCGCGCCATCTGCTGCTTACCGCAAGCAGCCATTACAAGCTGCCTCCCGGGCAGCTCCGTTCACACGGGAGAATGATATCTATGGTTCCAAAGGAGGATTCATAA
- a CDS encoding YheC/YheD family protein encodes MSKLKIPVQTVHSGILQENAVMLGDKSMKRLKIPAHGTIQLNFGSFRQEVTVIPVPKSDSLRVSEALGRRLGLRQRLTLNASYSTGSRILRLGPMIGVLVSRDHPEQPERVFGQITMFCRELTHACHAQGAYVYFFTPEALESRSTTIQGWVYDEGWRKLSLPVADVINNRLTTRKVENKPSVQHFLADVKSRYGTHFFNEKFLDKTEVFEALALDPALQRYLPESHALNGFAILKKMCSSYPSVFLKPVRGSLGKGILRISKEEGGGYRLLSTTPMGTRKQSYSSLAKLFQSIAPKMKTTRFQIQQGLSLMELGRRPVDFRALVQKNGTGKWGVTSIVARTAGSNHFVSNLARGGTLSTVKEAVGKSSLPAGVKESTQIQLPRAALAIARGVETYIPAHFGELGIDLALDQSGRIWLLEVNSKPSKNDNTPLNDQKIRPSVKQMILYCRYLAGL; translated from the coding sequence ATGTCTAAGCTAAAGATCCCGGTTCAAACGGTCCACTCGGGCATCCTGCAGGAAAATGCTGTAATGCTAGGCGACAAATCCATGAAGAGGCTCAAAATACCGGCGCACGGAACCATTCAGCTGAACTTCGGCTCTTTCCGGCAGGAGGTTACTGTAATTCCTGTCCCCAAATCCGACAGCCTGCGTGTAAGTGAGGCGCTCGGCCGGCGGCTTGGCTTAAGACAGCGCTTGACGCTTAACGCTTCCTACAGCACCGGCAGCCGCATTCTGCGTCTGGGGCCGATGATTGGCGTCCTGGTGAGCCGGGACCATCCCGAACAGCCTGAACGAGTCTTCGGCCAGATCACCATGTTCTGCCGGGAGCTGACCCATGCCTGCCACGCCCAAGGCGCCTATGTCTATTTCTTCACCCCGGAAGCGCTGGAATCACGCAGCACTACCATCCAGGGCTGGGTATACGATGAGGGCTGGCGGAAGCTGAGTCTTCCTGTTGCCGATGTGATCAACAATCGGCTGACCACGCGAAAGGTAGAGAATAAACCTAGCGTACAGCATTTTTTGGCAGATGTAAAATCCCGCTACGGAACCCACTTCTTCAACGAAAAGTTCCTAGACAAGACAGAGGTATTCGAGGCGCTGGCGCTGGACCCCGCCCTGCAGCGGTACTTGCCCGAATCGCATGCCCTGAACGGCTTCGCCATACTCAAAAAAATGTGCAGCAGCTACCCCAGCGTGTTCCTGAAGCCGGTACGCGGCAGCTTGGGCAAGGGCATTCTGCGCATTTCCAAGGAGGAAGGCGGCGGCTACCGGCTGCTGTCTACCACTCCGATGGGCACACGCAAGCAGAGCTATTCCAGTCTGGCGAAGCTATTTCAATCCATTGCCCCCAAGATGAAAACCACCCGCTTTCAGATCCAGCAGGGTCTCTCCCTGATGGAGCTTGGACGGCGGCCGGTCGATTTCCGGGCATTGGTGCAGAAGAACGGCACCGGCAAATGGGGCGTCACCTCCATTGTGGCCCGGACCGCCGGAAGTAATCATTTCGTCTCCAATCTTGCCCGCGGCGGTACGCTCAGTACGGTCAAGGAGGCCGTCGGCAAAAGCAGTCTTCCGGCCGGTGTCAAAGAAAGCACCCAGATTCAGCTGCCCAGAGCAGCGCTGGCCATTGCAAGAGGGGTTGAGACCTACATTCCCGCCCATTTCGGGGAGCTCGGCATCGACCTCGCACTTGACCAATCGGGCCGGATCTGGCTGCTGGAGGTCAACTCCAAGCCGTCCAAGAACGACAATACACCCCTGAATGACCAGAAAATCAGACCCTCAGTCAAACAAATGATTCTATACTGCCGCTATCTGGCCGGGTTATAA
- a CDS encoding YlbF family regulator, which produces MNVIDKAHELARAIKDSSEVSDITSAMKVIEADPESKQMLDNFRQSQIELQQRMMSGDMPPQEDMEKMEKLFEVLNLNLGIRRLFDAERRLSVVIEDVNKIITDSLSQMYGAQ; this is translated from the coding sequence ATGAACGTGATTGATAAGGCGCATGAATTAGCGCGTGCTATTAAGGACAGCAGTGAGGTATCGGATATTACCAGTGCAATGAAGGTGATCGAAGCAGATCCGGAGAGCAAGCAGATGCTCGACAACTTCCGCCAGAGCCAGATTGAGCTGCAGCAGCGGATGATGAGCGGGGACATGCCTCCGCAGGAGGACATGGAGAAGATGGAGAAGCTCTTCGAGGTGCTTAACCTGAACCTGGGCATCCGCCGTCTGTTCGACGCAGAGCGCCGCCTTAGTGTGGTCATCGAAGATGTGAACAAAATCATCACAGACAGCCTGTCCCAAATGTACGGCGCTCAATAA
- a CDS encoding DRTGG domain-containing protein: MEGQGDNITKHEQLLQHIESLKVGTKISVRKLAKEMGVSEGTAYRAVKEAENLGIVITKERIGTVRVEKKPRNISEQLTFGDVVDIVEGHVLGGAEGLNKHLHKYVIGAMKVDAMIRYIDADSLLIVGNRDDVHSLALEQGAGVLVTGGFGTSREVKALADELDLPVISSRHDTFTVASMINRAIFDRLIKKKIMLVEDIVEGKLRLNTLKISSTVGELRELAQASGEQRFPVTDEWNRVIGIIGRRDVEDLSEGQIIEKAMVRSPVTAALQTSLASAAQIMMWEGIDFLPIVDRNRKLVGSVTRREVLQSLRDASNQPQLGETFDHLIWNGFADERDEEGRLFFHGFITPQMATDLGTISEGVLSTLMTLSAFKAAKDITGNDYVLDNMSTYFIRPVQIEHSITVMPKLLEISRRTCKLEIEISYMDTIVAKAVLMLQSIDHG, encoded by the coding sequence TTGGAAGGTCAAGGCGATAACATCACAAAGCATGAACAACTGCTGCAGCACATTGAAAGTCTGAAGGTGGGGACCAAGATCTCCGTCCGTAAGCTGGCGAAGGAGATGGGGGTCAGCGAAGGCACGGCTTACCGTGCGGTGAAGGAAGCGGAGAACCTCGGAATTGTTATCACCAAGGAACGGATTGGCACGGTCCGGGTGGAGAAGAAGCCGCGTAATATTTCCGAGCAGCTCACCTTCGGGGATGTCGTAGATATTGTTGAGGGGCATGTGCTTGGCGGAGCAGAGGGTCTGAACAAGCATCTTCATAAATATGTGATCGGTGCGATGAAGGTCGATGCCATGATCCGCTACATAGATGCCGACAGCCTGCTGATCGTCGGGAACCGCGATGATGTGCACTCGCTTGCGCTGGAGCAGGGGGCCGGGGTGCTTGTAACGGGGGGCTTCGGCACCAGCCGTGAGGTTAAGGCGCTGGCCGATGAGCTGGACCTGCCGGTCATCTCGTCCAGACATGATACATTTACAGTGGCTTCGATGATTAACCGTGCGATCTTTGACCGGCTGATCAAGAAGAAGATTATGCTGGTCGAGGATATCGTGGAGGGCAAGCTGCGGCTGAACACGCTCAAAATCTCCAGCACCGTAGGAGAGCTGCGCGAACTGGCGCAGGCCAGCGGCGAGCAGCGGTTCCCGGTCACGGATGAGTGGAACCGGGTCATCGGGATAATAGGCCGGCGTGATGTGGAGGATCTCAGCGAAGGGCAAATTATTGAAAAGGCGATGGTGCGCAGTCCGGTCACCGCGGCACTCCAGACCTCGCTGGCTTCGGCGGCACAGATTATGATGTGGGAGGGGATCGATTTTCTGCCCATTGTGGACCGCAACCGCAAGCTGGTAGGATCGGTCACCCGGCGTGAAGTACTGCAGAGCCTGCGCGACGCCAGCAATCAGCCGCAGCTGGGAGAGACGTTCGATCATCTGATCTGGAACGGGTTCGCGGATGAGCGGGATGAGGAGGGCAGGCTGTTCTTCCACGGCTTCATTACCCCGCAGATGGCGACCGATCTGGGAACGATCTCGGAAGGGGTTCTGTCCACCCTAATGACTCTGTCCGCCTTCAAAGCAGCCAAGGACATCACCGGGAACGACTACGTACTGGACAATATGTCCACCTATTTCATCCGTCCGGTACAGATTGAGCATTCCATCACCGTCATGCCGAAGCTGCTGGAGATCAGCCGCCGCACCTGCAAGCTGGAGATCGAGATCAGCTATATGGATACCATTGTAGCCAAGGCTGTTCTGATGCTGCAGTCGATTGACCATGGGTAA
- a CDS encoding YtpI family protein produces the protein MIMFIKYLLFALLVIFMVCAAAYSISSRRTADPLIQGTRRSIMNMLLGGMLVTLSLMSMFIFRGSTLNVVIEAAFLLLGLFNIFSGLRSFSYYSRMRSGS, from the coding sequence ATGATTATGTTCATTAAGTATCTGCTGTTTGCCCTGCTGGTTATCTTCATGGTATGCGCCGCCGCGTATAGCATCTCTTCCCGCAGAACTGCCGACCCGCTTATCCAAGGCACCAGACGCTCGATCATGAATATGCTGCTGGGCGGAATGCTGGTCACGCTTTCATTAATGTCGATGTTCATCTTCCGCGGCTCGACGCTTAATGTGGTCATTGAGGCTGCTTTTCTGCTGCTGGGCCTGTTCAATATCTTCTCCGGACTGCGCAGCTTCAGTTACTATAGCCGGATGCGCAGCGGAAGCTGA
- a CDS encoding YtrH family sporulation protein, translating to MDIFLSKAVLDFFIAFGIVLGGAMLGGIGAVVSLQPPTDTMLEIADRIKIWALAAAVGGTIDPMRVIESNMLGGNLSPAIKQILYLVFAFLGAHMGSELVKWVCGK from the coding sequence ATGGATATTTTCTTAAGCAAGGCCGTCCTCGACTTCTTCATCGCGTTCGGTATAGTGCTGGGCGGAGCGATGCTGGGCGGAATCGGAGCCGTCGTCTCTCTTCAGCCGCCAACCGACACCATGCTGGAAATCGCAGACCGGATTAAGATATGGGCCCTCGCTGCCGCCGTAGGCGGAACCATCGACCCGATGCGGGTCATTGAGAGCAATATGCTGGGAGGCAATCTCTCTCCGGCGATCAAGCAGATTCTCTATCTGGTGTTCGCCTTCCTGGGCGCTCATATGGGCAGCGAGCTGGTCAAGTGGGTATGCGGCAAGTAG